A region of Arabidopsis thaliana chromosome 5, partial sequence DNA encodes the following proteins:
- a CDS encoding Core-2/I-branching beta-1,6-N-acetylglucosaminyltransferase family protein (Core-2/I-branching beta-1,6-N-acetylglucosaminyltransferase family protein; CONTAINS InterPro DOMAIN/s: Core-2/I-Branching enzyme (InterPro:IPR021141); BEST Arabidopsis thaliana protein match is: Core-2/I-branching beta-1,6-N-acetylglucosaminyltransferase family protein (TAIR:AT5G11730.1); Has 580 Blast hits to 580 proteins in 21 species: Archae - 0; Bacteria - 5; Metazoa - 0; Fungi - 0; Plants - 550; Viruses - 0; Other Eukaryotes - 25 (source: NCBI BLink).), which translates to MSISDHKSKKEEEQYPMITKPLRLILLQKGSYVLSSLFFVFGFSVGLFLCLQLKAVHMSTTTTQRQPLWSTLLFNHTVHTTEMDIKQELQLQVLQHNMSDQELFTKASSLSSPTSSLSSSSWLGRRHNNDGKMAVKVAFMFMTGGRLPLAGLWEKFFEGHEGFYSIYVHTNPSFQDSFPETSVFYSRRIPSQPVYWGTSSMVDAEKRLLANALLDESNQRFVLLSDSCIPLYNFTTIYDYLTGTNLSFIGSFDDPRKSGRGRYNHTMYPHINITHWRKGSQWFETTRELALHIIEDTVYYKIFDQHCKPPCYMDEHYIPTLVHMLHGEMSANRTLTWVDWSKAGPHPGRFIWPDITDEFLNRIRFKEECVYFGRGGENVTTSKCFLFARKFTAETLEPLLRISPIVLGFGP; encoded by the exons ATGAGCATTAGTGATCATAAGagcaagaaagaagaagaacagtaCCCAATGATCACAAAGCCCTTGAGATTGATTCTCTTACAAAAGGGAAGTTATGTCTTAAGCTCACTCTTTTTTGTATTCGGTTTCTCGGTTGGTCTCTTCCTTTGTCTGCAACTAAAAGCCGTACACATGTCTACGACGACGACACAACGACAACCCTTATGGTCTACCTTATTATTCAACCACACGGTCCACACCACAGAGATGGATATCAAACAAGAGTTGCAACTACAAGTACTTCAACACAACATGAGTGATCAAGAACTCTTCACCAAGGCCTCGTCATTATCATCACCAACATCATCCTTATCGTCATCATCATGGTTAGGGAGGAGACATAATAATGATGGGAAGATGGCTGTGAAGGTGGCTTTCATGTTCATGACAGGTGGAAGACTCCCATTGGCTGGCTTGTGGGAAAAGTTCTTTGAAGGACATGAAGGGTTTTATTCCATATATGTTCATACTAATCCATCTTTTCAAGATTCTTTCCCCGAAACTTCCGTCTTCTATTCAAGAAGAATCCCAAGTCAG CCGGTGTATTGGGGAACATCATCAATGGTAGACGCAGAGAAAAGACTATTAGCCAACGCACTTCTCGACGAATCCAACCAAAGATTCGTCCTCTTGTCCGATTCTTGCATCCCACTCTACAATTTCACAACCATCTACGATTACTTAACCGGCACCAATCTCAGCTTCATTGGCTCATTCGACGACCCAAGAAAATCCGGTAGAGGCCGTTACAACCACACAATGTATCCACACATCAACATCACACATTGGAGAAAAGGATCACAGTGGTTTGAAACAACTCGAGAACTTGCTCTTCATATAATCGAAGACACGGTTTACTACAAAATATTCGATCAACATTGTAAACCGCCTTGTTACATGGACGAGCATTATATCCCAACTCTCGTTCACATGTTGCATGGAGAGATGAGCGCTAACCGGACCTTGACGTGGGTTGATTGGTCCAAAGCTGGTCCACATCCTGGCCGGTTTATTTGGCCTGATATAACCGATGAGTTTCTTAACCGAATCCGGTTTAAGGAGGAGTGTGTCTATTTTGGCCGTGGTGGAGAGAATGTTACAACTTCCAAGTGTTTTTTATTTGCGAGGAAATTTACAGCCGAAACTTTAGAACCATTGTTAAGAATTTCGCCAATAGTTCTTGGTTTTGGTCCATAG
- the PGLCT gene encoding plastidic GLC translocator (plastidic GLC translocator (PGLCT); FUNCTIONS IN: carbohydrate transmembrane transporter activity, sugar:hydrogen symporter activity; INVOLVED IN: response to trehalose stimulus; LOCATED IN: membrane, chloroplast envelope; EXPRESSED IN: 24 plant structures; EXPRESSED DURING: 14 growth stages; CONTAINS InterPro DOMAIN/s: Sugar transporter, conserved site (InterPro:IPR005829), Major facilitator superfamily (InterPro:IPR020846), General substrate transporter (InterPro:IPR005828), Sugar/inositol transporter (InterPro:IPR003663), Major facilitator superfamily, general substrate transporter (InterPro:IPR016196); BEST Arabidopsis thaliana protein match is: Major facilitator superfamily protein (TAIR:AT1G05030.1); Has 30201 Blast hits to 17322 proteins in 780 species: Archae - 12; Bacteria - 1396; Metazoa - 17338; Fungi - 3422; Plants - 5037; Viruses - 0; Other Eukaryotes - 2996 (source: NCBI BLink).): MQSSTYAVKGNAAFAFQRRTFSSDRSTTSTGIRFAGYKSLATTGPLYCSGSEAMGATLARADNGIQSVMSFSSVKARSVRAQASSDGDEEEAIPLRSEGKSSGTVLPFVGVACLGAILFGYHLGVVNGALEYLAKDLGIAENTVLQGWIVSSLLAGATVGSFTGGALADKFGRTRTFQLDAIPLAIGAFLCATAQSVQTMIVGRLLAGIGIGISSAIVPLYISEISPTEIRGALGSVNQLFICIGILAALIAGLPLAANPLWWRTMFGVAVIPSVLLAIGMAFSPESPRWLVQQGKVSEAEKAIKTLYGKERVVELVRDLSASGQGSSEPEAGWFDLFSSRYWKVVSVGAALFLFQQLAGINAVVYYSTSVFRSAGIQSDVAASALVGASNVFGTAVASSLMDKMGRKSLLLTSFGGMALSMLLLSLSFTWKALAAYSGTLAVVGTVLYVLSFSLGAGPVPALLLPEIFASRIRAKAVALSLGMHWISNFVIGLYFLSVVTKFGISSVYLGFAGVCVLAVLYIAGNVVETKGRSLEEIELALTSGA, translated from the exons ATGCAGTCGTCAACGTATGCGGTTAAAGGAAACGCTGCGTTTGCGTTTCAGAGACGGACCTTCTCTTCTGACAGATCGACGACTTCTACCGGAATTCGCTTCGCTGGTTATAAGAGCTTAGCCACCACCGGGCCACTCTACTGTTCTGGTTCTGAAGCCATGGGAGCGACGCTTGCTCGTGCTGATAACGGGATCCAGAGCGTTATGAGTTTCTCTTCTGTCAAAGCTCGATCGGTCAGAGCTCAAGCCTCATCTG atggagatgaagaagaagctatacCTCTGAGATCTGAAGGGAAAAGCTCTGGAACAGTTTTGCCTTTTGTTGGTGTTGCTTGTCTTGGTGCTATACTCTTTGGTTATCATCTCGG GGTGGTTAATGGTGCTCTTGAATATCTTGCTAAGGATCTTGGGATCGCCGAAAATACTGTTTTGCAAG GATGGATTGTTAGTTCTCTGCTTGCTGGTGCTACGGTAGGTTCATTCACTGGAGGTGCATTAGCTGACAAATTTGGACGAACAAGAACTTTTCAATTGGATGCTATCCCGCTTGCCATTGGAGCTTTCTTATG tGCAACAGCTCAGAGTGTGCAGACTATGATTGTGGGACGTCTGCTCGCTGGAATTGGAATTGGAATCTCATCAGCGATTGTACCACTTTACATATCTGAG ATATCACCAACTGAAATCCGTGGAGCACTCGGATCTGTGAACCAGTTGTTCATCTGTATAGGAATACTTGCAGCCTTGATAGCTGGATTACCCCTTGCAGCAAACCCTCTATG GTGGAGGACGATGTTTGGTGTTGCAGTTATCCCTTCCGTTCTATTGGCCATAGGAATGGCTTTTTCTCCAGAAAGCCCAAGGTGGCTCGTTCAG CAAGGAAAAGTCTCTGAAGCTGAAAAGGCGATCAAAACTTTGTATGGTAAAGAAAGAGTGGTTGAACTAGTTCGCGACTTATCAGCCTCTGGCCAAGGTTCTTCTGAGCCGGAGGCAGGATGGTTTGATCTATTCAGCAGCCGCTACTGGAAAG TTGTAAGCGTAGGTGCGgctctcttcttgtttcaaCAGTTAGCCGGGATAAACGCAGTTGTGTATTACTCCACATCGGTATTCCGTAGTGCGGGAATCCAATCAGATGTTGCAGCCAGTGCTCTCGTTGGAGCATCAAATGTCTTTG GCACTGCTGTTGCTTCATCGTTGATGGATAAAATGGGAAGGAAAAGTCTTTTACTGACAAGCTTTGGTGGAATG GCTTTGTCAATGCTGTTACTCTCCTTGTCCTTCACATGGAAGGCTCTTGCTGCCTATTCTGGAACCCTTGCCGTTGTTGGAACTGTTCT ATATGTCCTGTCATTCTCACTTGGTGCTGGCCCGGTACcggctcttcttcttccagagATATTTGCATCCCGAATCAGAGCAAAAGCCGTCGCTCTTTCTCTCGGCATGCACTGg ATATCAAACTTTGTGATCGGACTATACTTCTTAAGCGTTGTGACTAAATTCGGAATCAGCAGTGTCTACTTGGGTTTTGCTGGAGTCTGCGTCCTTGCGGTCCTCTACATTGCAGGAAACGTCGTCGAGACTAAAGGTCGATCACTGGAGGAAATAGAGCTTGCTCTTACATCTGGAGCttga
- a CDS encoding uncharacterized protein (unknown protein; Has 30201 Blast hits to 17322 proteins in 780 species: Archae - 12; Bacteria - 1396; Metazoa - 17338; Fungi - 3422; Plants - 5037; Viruses - 0; Other Eukaryotes - 2996 (source: NCBI BLink).): protein MATTRTNEEIDREAEENRKEALLASTLSLQPNFNRSNLTQKQISKLQELHKRRMQIKANAKIHKKKPKASKNSQSKAIEDGESSKKLKEPTSSSSSTLEEQNHNKTVVTVPKKPQKLFWGLDTRERWERKANM from the exons ATGGCGACGACGAGGACAAACGAGGAAATTGAcagagaagcagaggagaaTCGAAAAGAAGCTCTATTAGCTTCAACACTATCTCTTCAACCCAATTTTAATCGATCCAACCTCACCCAGAAACAAATTTCCAAATTACAG GAGCTACACAAGAGACGTATGCAAATAAAAGCTAATGCAAAGATTCATAAGAAGAAACctaaag CGAGCAAGAATTCTCAGAGTAAAGCGATCGAAGATGGCGAAAGCTctaaaaagttgaaagaaccaacttcttcttcttcttctaccttaGAAGAACAGAATCATAACAAGACAGTAGTCACAGTACCGAAGAAGCCACAAAAACTGTTTTGGGG GCTAGATACCAGGGAGAGGTGGGAAAGGAAAGCCAACATGTAG